The genomic window tcgttccgtatcaaggccagttacacggtactggccgtgtgttcaagatgcgtTCTACCCTCTTTGCTAAAAGTACAAGCACTGCCGTGAAGCAGGCTCAGGCATGAATGTAATGCAGCGGTGAAGTTTTGGATATGCTTGTTTTCTTGAAAACCCCACAATCGCATAAGTTCGTTCTCGAGTGCAATACTGTTAACCTGTACTCCTCACAAAATATATGGAAGGAGGCTTCATGACAAAAAACGAATGCATcatatatttattttatttttagaaacgagcgttgtttttgttgttgttgatgttgttgttgttgctgttgttgttgtcgtcgctGTAGTTTCTATGCTAACAtgtgatagtagtagtagtagttgtcaatttttgttgttgttgttgctgttattcttcttcttctcgctgTCGTCGTCGCCATTCTTGTCATCTTGTTCCTCTTCTTGTTCGTCGTCGACGTTGTCAACGTcgttgttgtagtagtagtaatcGTAGTTTCATTTTACCTTTCCTGTACCTCTACTGTTTCAGTCACCCTTTGCGATGTGTAAGGTGGACAAACAAATCCTTCATTTGCAATATAGGTTGCCTGGCTTGTTTTGTGAAGTATACTACGGTATCTAGGTCACTACGCCGCGAACATCTATCGATTTAGGTTTAGGGGAATTTCCGTTGCATAGTGACACTGGAAAAGGCAGAACTGAAAGTAGAACTGAAAGTAGGAATTCTCAAAACTTGAATCAAAACCAAAAGTTGACTGCAGGTAAATACCAAAACCAAAAGCTATCATTGAGTTCTTGAGAaccaaaagtgtgtgtgtgtgggggggggggtggttgtgtgtgtatgtgtgcctgtgtctgtgtccatgtgtctgtgttttgtgATGCCgaggggtgcgtgcgtgtgcgtttctgtgcgtgtgtgtgagcgtgagaatgtgtgtgtgtgtgtgtatcagtgtgtgtgtgtgtgtgtttctatatatatatacgacttgtgtctgtctgtgtgtctgttcgcgatgcacggccaaagttctcggtggatctttttcaaatttggagaccgtattcagctacaccccggacacaacctcatcgatgagatatttcaacacttgctttcagcgcgcagcgctgaaccggttttgggtttttctctggatccattcccagtaactcttccttatcttctccagtgttttcagccgcgtttatctcccttcctccgtgcggtgcgccggcaaggccggcgtacacccggcatagccgggtccccggcgcggcagccgggtattcggctcgacttcttcccggcgcagccgtacccggcgaagcgggtattcatctagtacacTATATATCACTGTGTGTAAGGCTCAAATATATCAATCATTTACGAAAAAAGGACATTACTGCCTTCGAACAACGTCAACGTTTGATCATTTCTCAGCGGTTGACTAGAACATATCCCAAAATGTGAAGGTCAGTTACAGAATTCAGAATAAAAATTGCTCCCCTTCTAACATTGATTGAATGAATTAGCATAGTAACGGATCATTTTCGAATTGATCGTTGCCGGCGTGTGTAATTTACAGCACAGCAAATGCCTTTTGATTGTCCCTTGGACTTTGTAAGGATAAATTCGCCAAAAAACTTATTAACAATCGCGTCTACACTAATATATCTCAACCTGTATTAGTAGATTTTCCAAACAAATGTAATGTATTCCTGTTATATTATGCCATTATTCCAAACCCAAAACCATACTGTGTACCCTTTTTATGGGAGGGACGACAGCCGCTATGGTGGTTGTTTTTGAGGCGGTTAAGGTCCTCTAAATATCAAGCCCTGGGCTGATTAAATTTCAGCTGACAAACATGTCAGCTATTACAGCtgaacaataaataaaatattacaGACACACCCATTCCGACAATAATGCAAGCTGGGAAACCGAAATTGTGTGGCATgataagaataaaaaataaaaataaaaaataaaaataataaaaccgCAAAGCACTATCGAGTGACAAGAGCAGTCCCGGAAATACTGGAGACGTGCAGGAAACGAAATAGAGTGTTTACGTTACGCTATTATTCGCATAATGACGCCTCCTTGAACTTTGTTTCGCTTTTAAAGATTAGGTCTAGAAGAGACATATTGATTTGTCGATTTTGTGTCGTTTGTCGGTTAGTTTAGTCGTTTAGATGGTTCGTCGGATTTTgtttctgcgtgtgtgtgtgcgtgtctgtgtgtgtgtgtgtagatgtgcgGTTTCTTGTCTGCGTGCGTTGCTGCCTGCGTACGTGCGTGTCTGGCTGGCTAGTTGTAAGCTGTATTGGTTTGGTCCGGATACCGATTTAACACGAGCAGAAACAACTTTTTATCacattgattttttcttttgattGGTTGgtacaaacacagagacagacgcacgcgcacgcacaaacacgcgcacgaacgcacggacacacacacacacacacactgaatttATCGAGATATCATTAATATGGTgctctttttcttttaatgGTTCCGAATATATTGATGCAATTGTGAACACATACAAAAGATGAAGACCTTTGACTGTCGTCAATATACAAACTCAAACTATTCAAGAATCCTACACAGAACTgtaaccaaaaaacacaaaaaaagggATTAAACTTTAATCAACTTGACCATTCGTTTCATGTGAACGCAGTTTATTTAAAGGAACACAACCATTCATTTGTTACAGTATAGTCTGATTTTTAAGATCACTTAATGTGTAGGCTTTGGTTTTTGGTcaggccaacaacaaacaagaagagcaaacgctcgatcgagtcactttcgcagttctgaatattatatgaggcatcagatggacaggaagaaattgctattcacaacacaatgagtcacgttcacataaaatttgagcccggtcacttttatagtttccgagaaaagcccaacgttaagttgtgtgttgccgaacagaaaaggctagttatctcccttgtttttctgataacgttcgtaaaaggctacagatgtaaatactttgatgtaaagaataatcctacaaagtttcaatcacatccgatgaactttgtcaaagatataaaatgtctaatttttcctttgacgctgacctgtgaccttgaaaaaggtcaaaggtcaacgaaaccatcgttaaagtgtagaggtcattggaggtcacgactaaacaaaatatgagcccgatcgctttgatagtttccgagaaaagtccaacgttaaggtggtgtctacggacggccggccggacggccggccggacagactaacactgaccgattacatagagtcactttttctcaagtgactcaaaaatagtctgtttacggtatcccgaccgaccctattttttcgcgcgcgaccctagacttttttttttttggcatttgggaaaaaaaaaggggggaaaaaaaggaaaaaaccccttaaaaatatgttttttggggaaacaaaaattaaaaaaatcccgacctaacgaccctatttttttgtgcctatgtttccgtaaacagactttttttgtgcctCAGAAGAAAACGATTTGGTATGGGTTAACTAGATGTTACATGTTTTGTTGCACTCCATTGGGATACCTAACACACTATATACAATTTTACTTCAACCTACACATAAACCTAACCAGGCAGATATATTCGTGTGCATTCTACACGATATAAAACGAAAGTCGTTTGATGTACCAAAAATAACAATAACGAATGATCATGTATTTCAGATATGACATGACACGACGGTATTCTAGATCTAATATATTAAGACAGTACACGAAGTATGATTCCGAATTAAGAGTAATTTCAGACAGTACGGGGATTCTAAAGGCACTTCTCAGAGTCCAAAGGCCTTAGATTCAGTTGTTCAAGCTACGCGCGTGGGTAAGGCCGATACATTTGAAGTACAGAATTTATGATAAAACAGATTCACGTTCCTTTCACAAATACAGAAATTGCCACTTTCAATACGGGACGAAAAAGAAATGAATGTATTTGAATGATATCTTATATTTTCCAATCACCTCACACTTAAAAGCAAGAAACAGTCATGCTTGTAATATGCAAACGCACTATTAGAAGCATAGTTAAATATGTTCCAGTGGTGTTTTATGAAAAACAAAATtgtgaagaaagaagaaagaacgtCACTCATGAAAGTGACGACCACATACATTTTTAATATGAAACGGAGGAACGCCCAAACGATAAATAACTGCGTAACACGTTAGAGATAAACACGAAATAACGGACACATACTAATAATATATACAAAAATGACCACACAAACTGTtcaggaaaaaaacaaagatttcTTCTTTTAGTTCTGACATCAAGTGATATAATACTGTACAACAAACACACGTATCCAAACTCTGATACAGGTACAAAATAACACGTCACACATCTGGAATGCTAACAAGAAGTAACGGTTAGTGCACTCTGATTTTATGTACTCTCATAAATCTTGTGTCAGTATTCAGTGCTGTATACGTCGCAGACAAAATTATATTCACACTCACTTAGTTCTTGTTCGTAGGGTTAAATATGTGTGAGAATCTACAGTTTTTAATATCAACAACATCACATTGCTAAgtcaaagaacaaacaaacaaaccaataaaATCAATCTAAAATACTTGTCACATGAAAAGTATTTCACAGCCCCGTAGAATTTGCACAGTCGAATATTATGCCGAGAAGAGCAGTTTAGCTCTGAGAACGGAAGAAATACACGTCAGGTTTGAGCAGTTTAGCTCTGAGAACGGAAGAAATACAGGTTTATCAGACAAAAAGTTGTATAAGTCTTTCGGGACAGCTTAGAAATAACAGTAGGCCTAAAGAGTCGATTATGTACAGTGCACAGTGCTGCTTTGTGGCCATCACAATATTACTTACAATAAGGTGGAATGCCAAGAAAGAGTTATGTATCTGAGGGTCCCCTTTGATATGCTGACTTTAGTTCGTTTAGCGTTAAGCATTGCACTCTCATAACCTGACTAGACCAGTGATGACAGGAACATCGTTAGTAAATCGGACCTTATACTTATTTACTTGCTTAGGCCCTTTGTCCACAGCGGAGCTTAGGCTATTGCAGACGTTTCTCCATCGCACTCTGCTCTGCTCTGGGGGGGGTTCTGCTTCTGTCTAGCTGTTGCCCTGCCTCCATACTTTCTTCTAAAACTCTACAAAAAAAACGCAATTGTTTTTCTCACAACATACAGAAGGCTTTGGGTGTACAGGAAGGGAGAGAAACTGTCCGTGTTGTGgatgaagaaaaaaaggagttacttccctttagcCTTTTCATTTTGGGTTTTAGAATAAACCTACCTTTACCATAGAGGTAGATTAATTAAGCGCCAAATATAATCACATAATTGAAGGAATTACATACTTTTGTGAGCAGTAAGGCATATCAAACCATGTGTttatattgttattgttaaaaaaACCGGGCCAAAACTTTATTTGTGGTTCCTGGCACATACTAACGTGGTTTATTACACGTCAGTAAGTCAACATTTCGTGTGCTAAACTACTCACGTTGGAGTCACTTTCGAAAAGAATTATCACTTTCTTATTATATTTACCTTCTACCCTGTATGAGTACATCAAAAACACCCTCACAAAGTCATATCCACGCCTCAACACACAAAACTACGTCATATCAGTGACGTCAGTGTTTGACGTCTTTGTGACGACACACGAGGACGGGCATGTGTGAATGGTGCAGGATGTAGTCGGAGACAGAGCCCAACAGGGTTCTGCGAAACTTGGAGAGCCCGCGGGAACCCGTGACGATGAAGGAAGCCCCCACGGTGTCCGCGTAACGTACGATACCGTGTCCCGGGTTCTTGTCTTCCAGTGCTACGAATTCTCCTGTCATCTGAAAAATAGAAGAAGAGTGGTTAAATAAGActtcaatagacgaattccgaaaataactctgccgGGTTTGCATGGGTTTAGAAAGAGTGAGTATCCTTGCTTTTAcggggacaaacattggagaggccagggcctaaaaaaaaaaataggtgtggttacggtaacccgacctaccctatttttaggggccgaccctataactttttattacatttgtcaaaaaaacccaaaaaaaacacaagaaatcgagtgcagaaaacacaatgaaagcgaaagcgcccgagtcgcacacttatttccctgtcaagtaggtttaatttgtacacattagaaaaaaaagtttttaaaaaaaaagtgattgcctaccttcctaccctattttttttggctatgttaccgtaaccacacctattattttttttggcccaatcaatagtgaggggtgtgtctgaaacgtGTAGGCAGGAGCACGTGTCAAATTATTTGTCCGAAAAATAGccagggtattcactctttcacaaccaatacaaacccaATACAGTTATTGTCGGACACCGTCTATTACGTTAaacggtttttttaatttttgaccaaaaatattacatttgacacagatcgagATCGCGTAAGGGAGCGTCTGCGTCTGACGTCACACGGTTGAAAGCAGGAACAAATTTAATGTATTATTGTAACATTTTAGTAATATGTGTTAACAGATTTGCTCttaaatctaaaactacaaagTCTTCGATCACCATTAAAGTTAAGGAATGTGGTGAAATCAGAattgtgtttggttgtttgctAAACTTGCACGTACACATGTTCTAATCAAACAGTATGACCCCTGAGAAATCGCGTGTCCTCTCCAGGGCGCAAGAAAGAGATGAAGCCCCACGTATGTATGATAACTTGATAATCTGCAGCTTGGTTTCTCGGCTTTCAACGCTCGTTAGGGGCTCTGCTCACACATGtcacttcagcaggaccgacgtcgcactgcagattatcccagcccgctacacgttgcatgaaaggaaaacaggccaagtactcgtcataatccctatcgcggcataaataataggcagtgcgtcgtctgtgccgctgaaactgcgcaggtatattctgcccataaggactggcgctcacctatgtaacttcagcaggacagacgacgcactgcagattatcccagcccgctacacgttgcgtgaaaggaaaacaggccaagtactcgtcataatccctattgcagcatcaataatatgcagtgcgtcgtctgtgccgctaaaactgcgcaggtatattctgcccttaataACCCCGTAACCATGTGAATGACAGATGAAGACGACATGATAAAATGTTTGTCTCTTTCTggtggaaacacaaaaatattgCGACCAACAGACTAAGAGTTTGAAGATGAGGtacggtgatggtggtgatgttggTGGTGGTATCATGTCTTCTTTGACTTGTTTAGAACACAtccacaacagcaacaacgatTAAACGCAAATTTGGCCGAGCTGTTGTTTAAGTATAGTTCAATGATAAATCAATTGAATCAATATGTTTCTACTTGATTATACAAGTCTGTCATCGATCCTTTGCAgcgcgttcaaaattctgcagcccggtttgtctgcaaagcccctcggtcccagtcctgttcccccttgattaagaaacttcattggctccctgtagagctgagaatccaatataagtgctgctgtatctgctacaaaataatatctggctcagccccatcctacctgtctgacctgttcacactctatacaccctcacgatccctccgctcctctgtagacactagaatattccgtcgatcttcttttagtcgcaaacagcacggtcagagagccttctcccactctgcagccgttgcgtggaactctctcccttactctatccgactCTGCCAAACTttttgttccttcaaatcaaaccttaaaacacacttctttacacagtattttgattatttttatttcaatatggtgcattttttttttatcaggtgtttgaatgttttgcctgtgttagtatgcttgcagcttgtattgatgtagtgtttcgttgttcacttatgtgctgaatgctgctgcacatgctttttagctttgctttgtatgtaaaTGTATGGgttaaagcgcttagagaacgtaaaacgctctataaatctcccatattattatcattaaattgactggcgcagtggcgtggtggtaattttagacgtcggcctcctaatcgggaggtcgtgagttcgaatcccggtcgctgccgcctggtgggttaagagtggagatgtttccgatctcccaggtcaacttatgtgcagacctgctagtgacttaacccccttcgtgtgtacacgcaagcacaagaccaagtgcgcacggaaaagatcatgcaATCCAtttcggagttcggtgggttaaggaaacacgaaaatacccagcatgcctactcaacaaaaGCCGAGTGAAGctgagtatagtgtggggaacccaaatgggcaaacgagctcacacgtaacccgAAAagttctggaacgctgaagaagaagaagattatacAAAAAGTTTCTTACTCCGGCGTCACTCATTTTGCTGACGAACTTGTTTTTGATCATTTCCGTCTTGGCGTGTGATTCCATGATGGCTTCCTCGATCTTCTGCGTGGCTGCAACACGAAAACAAAGTCGCGTAAAGCAAAAGTAACAGGCCTACATTTAGTCgatctgtcaaactcacagaatgatactgaacgcactgcatttcacGAAGACAATGATACaacttgaataaatgttttaaaaaaaaagaaaaaaagaattgaACAAACGAATGCCTACACGGTTTAACGGCATACTTTTTTCTCGTAAAAACTGAAGGTCTTAAACCTTAAACAAGTCGCcttaggcgaaaatacaacatttagtcaagtagctgtcgaactcacagaatgaaactgaacgcaatgcaacgcagcaagaccgtatactcgtagcatcgtcagtccaccgctcatggcaaaggcagtgaaattgacaagaagagcggggtagtagctgcgctgagaaggatagcacgcttttctgtacctctcttcgttttaactttctgagcgtgttttcaatccaaacatatcatatctatatgtttatggaatcaggaaccgacaaggaataagacgaaagtgtttttaaattgatttggaaaatttaattttggtcataatttttatatttttaattttcagagcttttttttaatccaaatataacatatttatatgtttttggaatcagaaaatgatggagaataagatgaacgtaaatttggatcgttttataaaaaaattatttttttacaattttcagatttttaatgaccaaagtcattaattaatttttaagccaccaagctgaaatgcaataccgaagtccgggcttcgtcggagattacttgaccaaaatttcaaccaatttggttgaaaaatgagagcgtgacagtgccgcctcaactttcacgaaaagtcggatatgacgtcatcaaagacatttatcaaaaaaatgaaaaaaacgtctgaggatatcatacccaggaactctcatgtcaaatttcataaagatcggtccagtagtttagtctgaatcgctctacacacacacacagacagacagacagacacacacacacacacacacacacacacacatacaccacgaccctcgtctcgattcccccctctatgttaaaacatttagtcaaaacttgactaaatgcaaaaaCATGAACACGCGCATGCAGGCTAAACAGTTCTGGTAGTGCCGTAAAGTATTTAAACTAAATACGTTTTGCCCAGATAAATatagcccgaatttccatgaggtaACCCCCACACAAGAATATATGAAATTTCCAGACGTTATCTGAAAGGCGcgctccttctcgtgaaaagtGTTCGGCTCACagtctcagatgtggccaggcttttacatgggatacgaccatccctccacttggtcacataccaaaggtGAACAGCCTGGTTGCTCGAGCTCCTTGCTCAGTTGGCAATTTTTGAAGAATTAATTTCGGAAATTATATCATCAAAACAATCCAACTGACCTCAGCAGGCAGTAACGgttttgaattttggtatgtgttcatttggagggatggtcttatcccacgaaTTAAAGCCTGGCCATATCTGAGACGGTAAGCCGAACGGTTTTCACGAGGAGTGTGCCTTTGAGATAAAGTATGGTAGTCTGATCAAGTCCTACAGGGTTCTCCTCTTCGAAATTCGggctcttttttacatttagtcaagttttgactaaatgttttaacatcgagggggaatcgaaacgagggtcgtggtgtatgtgtgtgtgtgcgtgtgtgtgtgcctgcgtgcgtgcgtgtagagcgattcagaccaaactactgggccgatctttatgaaattttacatgagagtttctgggattgatatccccgaacgtttttctccttttttcgataaatgtctttgatgacgtcatatccggcttttcgtgaaatttgaggcggcactgtcacgctctcatttttcaaccaaattggttgaaattttggtcaagtagtcttcgacgaagcccggacttcggtattgcatttcagcgtgatggcttaaaaattaattaatgactttggtcattaaaaatctgaaaattgtaaaaaaaaaataaaaaattataaaacgatccaaatttacgtttatcttattctccattattttctgattccaaaaacatataaatatgttatatttgaattaaaaacaagctctgaaaattaaaaatataaaaattattatcaaaattaaattttccaaatcaatttaaaaacactttcatcttattccttgtcgattcctgattccaaaaacatatagatatgatatgtttggattaaaaacacgctcagaaagttaaaacgaagagaggtatagaaaagcgtgctatccttctcagcgcaactactaaaccgctcttcttgtcaatttcactgcctgaacggtggactgacgatgctatgagtatacggtcttgctgaaaaattgcattgcgttcagtttcattctgtgagttcgacagctacttgactaaatattgtattttagccttacgcgacttgttttctcttgtgAAAACTAGTTTCAATACTCTTTCGGCGCTACTAGAACTGTTTTTGttctgcatgcgtgtgttcGATTTGTCTAACGCTCGAGACCTTCACTGTGAAGAAAACGACAACCAAAAAGCTCACTTGAAAAGTTTTTCATTCCCTTTGAACAAAAATGCTATCATTCTAAATAGGGCGTACGGAATTAACACAAGTGATAGTGTtggtttgtgcgtgcgtgcgtgcatgtgtgtgtgtgtgtgtgtgtgtgtgtgtgtgtgtgtgtgtgtgtgtgtgtgtgtgtgtgtgtgtgcgtgcgtgcgtgcgtgcgcgcaggtgtgtgtatgcacgcaggtgtctgcctgtctgtcagtgGATGTGGATGTGTTcgtgtctgtttctgtttctgtgtgtgagcgtgttttggcgtgtgtctgagtgtgtctaTTTGTGAGTGACTGTACTGAACAACCCAATTGATAGCACTTTAAATTCCGTAATGTTTGGTTTGAAGTAGGGTTGCTGAAGCGCACAAAGCCAGATTCGTGTGTGGTTTTTCAAGTGTATGCATGCGGTTTGTTCAGCAATTCACTATTTTAACAAAAAGTCTCGCGGTTTTTTCTGTCAGAGGTGTCTTTCACTACTTCTGTCTCATATATCTCTCAACATCGGTGCACGCAAGAAAAATACTCCAGCCTTTATTGTTTCCACCCAATAAATTGACTCACCATCTAAAGGCTTTGCACTCGATAAATAAAACTTTATTCTTGCGCTTTGGTTCTCGCTTTTATTTATCGCTTTCACgcgcagtcaccattgttctgcTGCTTATAAAGAAACGACCTTGGGGACAAAATATATCAAGGAAAACAACAATGGCGAATTACATCAAGAAAAGGTAGAAAGGCAGTTCAATCTAAGTTTATATATTTGTAGGAAAGAATATACGGCTCTCTGCTTGAAGTCAGTAAGTGTATTGCATCCCCTCTTCAAttggtctttttattttttattttttattttttttactttgcttCTTTGTGCGAATTCACCGTATCTCATGTCAGTAGACACAGGTAAAAATATATGCTCTATTCCGAAAAGATACAGTCCATGGCATTTGCACTGAAAGCAAATAGCACCACATCCTTCAATGAAAAAGAAGGGGGAACAAATAAAAGATAAAGAACAAAATAAAGAGAATCCTGTCCAAACTAAAATCACACATGCAAAACTTTTACTGAATTTCGGATTAAAAGGAAAAGAGGGAGATATTTTAAGAATTGGGGTAAGTTAGATTGAAAAATAATATTTGTTGAAAGACGAGCGAATATTCCTTAAACACCCTTTGTGTTGTCCAAGTGACAATTATCGACATTACCTTCACGTTATCATTGTTTACAAAGAGACAGTACTTTAAAGGTAGCTTTCTATCCATGTAAACCATGTTGTAAATCACAACAGATCCATCTATACTCTTTACCCGAATAAGAGCAACCGTTcgatagacgatgttcggaaataaacatgtcgggtttgaatgggttgtgaaagagttaatTCCCTTGCTTTTACAGGGACAAATACATTCTCACgcgctcctgtccacgtgtttcagacacatatATAGctggtgattggcccctccaatgtttgtccccgTAAAAGCAAGAGTCTTCACTTttttacaacccatacaaacccgttattttcggaattcgtctattgaaaacatacccaaaatctccactctggctgttttttgtgcagagtggggatCGTTTGCTGATTTCATTTTGTGACTGACACCTATTTGTGAAAATAACGTAGCACAGCAGAAAGCAGCGGGGCTACTGATTTTGGGTAGGTGTCCAAGTGGCAGGATGCTCTCATCCTATGCAATAGCTTGGTCAGCTGATCTGTGGTGGTATACATGACTGTTTGCACAGTCAAGAAAAGTATcttttacaacgtttttaacaTGCTTTTTGCAATGTTTAAAACTGAAACCTGCTTGACTTACAACATAAAATCTATGAAACCCATTCCTTGCATCAGTTGCACGTTTTGCAATGTTTACAACTGAAACCAGCTTGACTTACAACATACAATCTATGAAACCCATTCCTTGCATCAGTTGCACgtccttttttttaatgaaggCGGCACTGGTAGCTAGATTTTGACTTAAAACCGTGATTATGACATTAAGCATGCTGCATCATATAACTTTCAAATGCAGTTTGAATTGTTAGCCTGTGATCAGCCGTTTGCTTGCAAGAAGCAATTGAAGTGAGTGAGGGTATAGCTCTTTCTCACTTCTAGTCAAGTACGAGTTATCTTTCCATGCTCTTCAACGAAGGAGAAACGCTGGGTTAGTTCCGGTATCTTCTACATCATGGCGTCTGCACTGAAAGAAAGCTCGCTCAGAGTGTGTGGTGGTGGAAAGCAGTACTGTGTCATTTGCCATAACTATCGTGGAAAAATTATTGAAGGAAGAGTTGTCAGGCTACATAAACttccaacaaa from Littorina saxatilis isolate snail1 linkage group LG4, US_GU_Lsax_2.0, whole genome shotgun sequence includes these protein-coding regions:
- the LOC138964862 gene encoding universal stress protein YxiE-like, with product MATSPVNRIVVIGVDNSEYSDMAFDFYATHFHKPENRVVVVNTPEFIMSPNESSTQKIEEAIMESHAKTEMIKNKFVSKMSDAGMTGEFVALEDKNPGHGIVRYADTVGASFIVTGSRGLSKFRRTLLGSVSDYILHHSHMPVLVCRHKDVKH